A window of the Henckelia pumila isolate YLH828 chromosome 3, ASM3356847v2, whole genome shotgun sequence genome harbors these coding sequences:
- the LOC140891425 gene encoding glucomannan 4-beta-mannosyltransferase 2-like: protein MVEVNAKNIVLEWVRGWTEGDISGRIGQILGIIKLFFVVPLLRISLYICFLMSLFLSLEWVHLMVLSVLVKLFWKTPHKRFKFQEIEDDLECGNEAFPFVLVQIPVANEIEVYKLSIGAASKLSWPADRLWIQVLDDSSDQANKDMIQKECSRWANEGINIWYHARETREGFKAGALKQGMEQDYAKQCKYVAIFDVDFQPEPDFLRRAIPFLVHNPELGLVQARWRFVNADTCMFTRLQEMSLDFHFTFEQEVGSSAFGFFGFNGSGGIWRIDAINEAGGWDCATTTEDLDLAVRAALKGWKFLYLGELQVKSELPSTFKAYRSQQYRWSCGPSNLFRTRFIQIATNKKMSPGLKLYMIFNFFFVRKITCHTIIFLSYCVISPLTILIPEVDNPKAKAVFVPLLIAALNTIVATPRSLYLILHWILLEISMSFHRTKAIFAGLFRARSANEWVVTRKFGDSLLNNKINIDSTESKYHEVRSNVQTDRFLLPELGIAMVLLTCGCYGFVYGKEYYYFVFVFFQAIFFTIAGFSYFGLQNLD, encoded by the exons ATGGTTGAAGTTAATGCGAAGAATATAGTGCTCGAATGGGTTCGGGGATGGACAGAGGGAGACATTTCAGGGAGAATTGGGCAGATTTTGGGGATCATCAAGTTGTTTTTTGTGGTTCCATTGCTCAGAATCAGCCTGTATATTTGCTTTTTAATGTCACTCTTTTTGTCCTTGGAGTGGGTTCATTTAATGGTCTTGAGTGTACTTGTGAAGCTATTCTGGAAAACACCCCATAAGAGATTTAAGTTTCAAGAGATTGAGGATGATTTGGAGTGTGGGAATGAGGCCTTTCCCTTCGTTCTTGTTCAGATACCGGTTGCCAATGAAATTGAG GTTTACAAGCTCTCAATTGGCGCAGCGTCTAAACTCTCGTGGCCTGCAGATAGGCTATGGATTCAAGTACTCGATGACTCCTCTGATCAAGCAAACAAG GATATGATTCAGAAAGAATGTAGTAGGTGGGCAAATGAGGGCATTAATATTTGGTACCATGCGAGGGAGACTAGGGAGGGTTTCAAAGCAGGAGCTCTTAAGCAAGGCATGGAGCAAGATTATGCGAAACAGTGTAAATATGTAGCCATTTTCGACGTTGATTTTCAACCCGAACCGGACTTTCTGAGGCGAGCCATCCCATTTCTCGTGCACAACCCTGAACTTGGCTTGGTGCAAGCTCGTTGGAGATTCG TGAATGCAGATACATGCATGTTCACAAGATTGCAAGAAATGTCATTGGACTTCCATTTCACATTTGAACAAGAAGTGGGATCATCCGCTTTCGGGTTTTTCGGATTCAATG GAAGTGGTGGAATATGGAGAATTGATGCAATAAATGAGGCTGGTGGGTGGGATTGTGCAACCACAACAGAAGACTTAGATCTTGCTGTACGGGCCGCACTCAAGGGTTGGAAATTTCTTTACCTAGGAGAACTTCAG GTGAAAAGTGAACTTCCTAGTACTTTCAAAGCATACCGTTCTCAGCAGTATCGGTGGTCTTGTGGTCCAAGCAATTTATTCAGGACCAGGTTTATTCAAATTGCTACGAACAAG AAGATGTCACCAGGGCTGAAACTTTACATgatcttcaatttcttcttcgTCCGAAAGATCACTTGCCATACCATAATATTCTTATCTTACTGTGTAATTTCTCCATTGACGATTCTGATCCCCGAAGTCGATAACCCGAAAGCGAAGGCTGTTTTTGTTCCTTTACTCATCGCAGCACTTAACACAATTGTTGCAACTCCAAG GTCACTCTATCTTATTCTACATTGGATCCTTCTTGAAATCTCAATGTCTTTTCACCGAACAAAGGCTATATTCGCCGGGTTGTTCAGAGCTAGAAGTGCCAACGAATGGGTTGTGACCAGAAAATTTGGAGATTCACTACTCAACAATAAAATTAACATTGATTCAACCGAATCAAAATACCATGAAGTTCGATCCAACGTCCAAACAGACag ATTTTTGCTACCGGAGCTTGGGATCGCGATGGTTCTATTAACATGTGGATGCTATGGCTTCGTTTATGGAAAAGAATACTACTATTTCGTATTCGTGTTCTTTCAAGCAATCTTCTTTACAATTGCTGGATTCAGCTACTTTGGCCTGCAAAATTTAGATTGA